Below is a genomic region from Magnetospirillum sp. 15-1.
CAGGCCGCCGTGCAGGCCGGGATCGGCAAGGGTGACCTGGTCATCGTCGTCGGCTGCGGTGGCGTCGGTGGTTATTCCGTGCAGGTCGCGGCGGCCATGGGGGCCACCGTGGTGGCTCTGGATCTCGATCCGGCCAAGCTGGAGGCCTTGCGGGCCGCCGGCGTCGTCGGACTGGCCCTGAACCCCAAGGATTTTGCCAGCACCAGGGATCTCAAGAAGGAGATCGGTGTCTTCGCCAAGGCCCAAGGCCTGCGCTCGACCGAGTGGATCATCATGGAGTGCTCGGGCAGCGTGCCGGGGCAGCAGACCGCCTTCGATCTGATGGTCCATGGCTGCACCGTGTGCGTGGTCGGCTACACCATGAACAAGGGCGAGTTTCGGCTTTCCAATCTGATGGCTTTCCATGCCCGTGCGCTGGGCAACTGGGGCTGTCCTCCCGATCTTTACCCCGGTGCTTTGGAGCTGGTGCTCTCGGGCAAGATCAACGTGAAGAATTTCGTCGAATGCCGTCCGCTCGACAGCATCAACGAAACCTTTGCCGCCGTGCATGACCACAAGCTCACCCGACGGGCCGTTCTGGTGCCTCCGGCATCGTGATCGATGGATCGCCGCCGGTCAGCTTTGGCCGGCGGCCATGGCCAATCCAGGGCACTCAGCACTCGAGAGGGACACTTCAATGCCAACGCCTGAAAGAACGTTGATCAATCATACCATTCCCCTGGCAGAGACCGTCCCGGGCGTGGTTGTTGAGAAGCGGCCGGCCCGCACGGAAAAGGGGGGCGAGGAACTGCGCAAGTCCAAGCTCGAGGCCTGGAACCGCAGCAAGGAAGGCGGTCGCGCCTGGATGGCGCTCGACATGGCAACCGAAGCCAAAGTCGGCTTCGGCGCCTTTGCGGTCGGGACCAAGGAGACCGGCCGGGAGATCGACTTCATTGCACTGCGTAGGGCTCAGGCCGCCGGGACGCCCTGGTCGAAGGAGTCGATCACAGACCTGATGCCCGGACGGCGGGGGTGACGGTAATGCGGGAAATTCTGGTCCATCTCGACGACGGCGAGCGCAGTTCCGTGCGTCTGGGTATTGCCATAGGGCTGGCCGCCAAGTTCAAGGCCCGCTTGACGGGCCTGTTCGCCCGCTGTGAGAGTGATCGATCCAGCGCCGTGGCCCAAAAGCCCAGCGCCTTCCTGGCGGCCGTTTGTAAAAAGGCGGCCGATGATTTTGCGATCAAAACGGCGGCCTCGGGCATCAGCGCAAGGTGGTGGCAACTGTCCCATGGTGCACCCGCTCACGTGCTGGGTGAGACCATGTTCTGTGCCCGCTACGCCGATCTGGTGATCATGGGGCAGCACGGTCCCGAAGATAGGTTCGTCCCGAAGGATCTGGTCGAGCACACCATCTTGAATTGCGGGCGGCCGGTCCTGGTGATTCCCCGTCACGGCACTTTCCCCACGATCGGCGAACGCATCGTTTTGGCCTGGAATGCCAGCCGGGAGGCGGTCCGCGCCATGGTCGATTCCCAGCCTTTGATGGCCATGGCCCGCTCTGTGGTCGTGTTGTCCCTGTTCGACGCGAAGACCGGAACCGCCTCGGGCATGGTTGAGGTTCCCCGGGTCGACATCATCGATTATCTGGCAAGCCGTGGGGTCTCGGCCAGACTGGAGCGAGCCGCCGGCGAGGATGTCGGCAAGATGGATCTGTTGCTGTCGCGGCTGTGTGACTTGGAGGCGGATATGGCCGTGATGGGGGGGTACGGCGGCCATGCCCTCTCGTCTTTGCTGGGATCGGATACCCGCTATGTCCTGGAGCACATGACCGTGCCGGTCCTTTTGGCGCACTGATTCCCAAAGTCGTGGGAAGGGGCGGGGGACGGCAGTCAGCTACCGGCCAATATCCGCTTCCGCCGGCACATCGTAATTCTCTTCGCGCTGGCGCTTGGCCGGGACCGTTGCCAACTCATCCTGAAGTTCCAGAATCCGCTGTATCGCGGCTTCAGCACCGGCCCCGGCATGGCTGTCTCGGCGGAAGCGAGGGCCGGCACAGGAAAGCCCGTTGAACATGTGCCGGCGCCGCCGCGATACAGGGACGAGAGAACGTCGTGTGACTCCTCGGCTACCCCAGGATCTTCTTGGACAGCATCTCGTTGACCATGGCCGGGTTGGCCTTGCCCTGGGTGGCTTTCATCACCTGGCCGGTGAACCAGCCGAGCAGGGTGGTCTTGCCGTCCTTGACCTGCTGGACCTTGTCGGCGTTGGCGTTGATCACCGCGTCCACCGCCGCCTCGATGGCGCCGGTATCGGTGACCTGCTTCATGCCCTTTTCCTCGACGATGACGGCCGGCGCCTTGCCGCTTTCCACCATCAGGGCGAAGACGTCCTTGGCGAGCCGGCCGGAAAGCGTCCCGTCCTTGATCAGGTCGATCAGCGCGCCCAGGTCGGCGGCGCTGACCGGCGGGTTCTCGATGGTCTTGGCCGTCGCGTTGAGAGCGGCGAAGAAGTCGCCCATCACCCAGTTGCAGGCCATCTTGGAATCGCGGCCCTTGGCCACCGTCTCGAAGAACTCGGCCGAGGCCTTCTCCGCCACCAGCACGCCGGCGTCATACGAGTTCAACCCGTATTCGGCCATGAAGCGGGCCTTCTTCTCGTCGGGCAGCTCGGGCAGGCCGGCCTTGATGCCGTCCACGAAGGACTGCTCGATCACCAGGGGCAGCAGGTCCGGGTCGGGGAAGTAGCGGTAGTCGTGGGCATTCTCCTTGGACCGCATGGACCGCGTCTCGCCCTTGACCGAGTCGAACAGGCGGGTTTCCTGCTTGATGGTGCCGCCCGCCTCATAGACGTCGATATGGCGCCGCGCCTCGTACTCGATGGCCTGCTGCACGAAGCGGATGGAGTTGACGTTCTTGATCTCGCAGCGGTCGCGCAGCTCGGTGGAGCCCACGGGCCGCACCGACACGTTGGCGTCGCAGCGCATGGAGCCTTCCTGCATGTTGCCGTCGCAGGTTTCCAGGTAGCGCAGGATGGAGCGCAGCTTGGTGAGATAAAGACCGGCCTCTTCCGGCGAGCGCAGATCGGGCTTGGAGACGATCTCCATCAGCGCCACGCCCGAACGGTTCAGGTCGATGAACGACTTGGACGGATGCATGTCGTGGATGGACTTGCCGGCGTCCTGCTCCAGGTGCAGGCGTTCGATGCCCACGGTCCGCGTGCCGCCGTCGGGCAGGTCGAGGATCAGCTCGCCCTCGCCGACGATGGGCTGGTCGTACTGGCTGATCTGATAGCCCTGGGGCAGGTCGGCGTAGAAGTAGTTCTTGCGCGCGAACACGGAAGTCAGGTTGATCCTGGCCTTCAGGCCCAGGCCGGTGCGTACCGCCTGCTCGACGC
It encodes:
- the gatB gene encoding Asp-tRNA(Asn)/Glu-tRNA(Gln) amidotransferase subunit GatB, producing MAYIIQGDTGDWEIVIGLEVHAQVISKAKLFSGAATLFGAEPNTQVSFIDAGFPGMLPVINEVCVEQAVRTGLGLKARINLTSVFARKNYFYADLPQGYQISQYDQPIVGEGELILDLPDGGTRTVGIERLHLEQDAGKSIHDMHPSKSFIDLNRSGVALMEIVSKPDLRSPEEAGLYLTKLRSILRYLETCDGNMQEGSMRCDANVSVRPVGSTELRDRCEIKNVNSIRFVQQAIEYEARRHIDVYEAGGTIKQETRLFDSVKGETRSMRSKENAHDYRYFPDPDLLPLVIEQSFVDGIKAGLPELPDEKKARFMAEYGLNSYDAGVLVAEKASAEFFETVAKGRDSKMACNWVMGDFFAALNATAKTIENPPVSAADLGALIDLIKDGTLSGRLAKDVFALMVESGKAPAVIVEEKGMKQVTDTGAIEAAVDAVINANADKVQQVKDGKTTLLGWFTGQVMKATQGKANPAMVNEMLSKKILG
- the had gene encoding 6-hydroxycyclohex-1-ene-1-carbonyl-CoA dehydrogenase; the encoded protein is MAVDAYRWLMTGVGQPMVREPMDIGPVEAGEVVVKIAGCGVCHTDLDYYYNGVRTNHPLPLALGHEISGYVQAAGAGAGPWVGKAVIISAVIPCGECDLCKRGKGTICRSQMMPGYDIQGGFATHIKVPARGLCEVDEARLKSAGLELAEVSVVADALTTPYQAAVQAGIGKGDLVIVVGCGGVGGYSVQVAAAMGATVVALDLDPAKLEALRAAGVVGLALNPKDFASTRDLKKEIGVFAKAQGLRSTEWIIMECSGSVPGQQTAFDLMVHGCTVCVVGYTMNKGEFRLSNLMAFHARALGNWGCPPDLYPGALELVLSGKINVKNFVECRPLDSINETFAAVHDHKLTRRAVLVPPAS
- a CDS encoding universal stress protein, coding for MREILVHLDDGERSSVRLGIAIGLAAKFKARLTGLFARCESDRSSAVAQKPSAFLAAVCKKAADDFAIKTAASGISARWWQLSHGAPAHVLGETMFCARYADLVIMGQHGPEDRFVPKDLVEHTILNCGRPVLVIPRHGTFPTIGERIVLAWNASREAVRAMVDSQPLMAMARSVVVLSLFDAKTGTASGMVEVPRVDIIDYLASRGVSARLERAAGEDVGKMDLLLSRLCDLEADMAVMGGYGGHALSSLLGSDTRYVLEHMTVPVLLAH